The Bartonella sp. HY038 genome includes the window TTAATAAGCTAATTATTACTAAAATAAATGATTATTGTATCAAACTTAGTTAATTTAGAGCAGAAATTGTCATCTAAGGTTTATTATATAAAAATACTTATATTAATTTTTGCATCACCTTAATTAATAAGTTTGATAAAACTATATTTTATCAACTAGCAATAATTCCATATTGTGCGCAGACTGAAGCCAAACCACCAGCATAACCTTGTCCAACGGCCCTAAATTTCCATTCACTATTATAACGGTATAGCTCTCCAAAAAGCATTGCAATTTCTGTAGATGCATCTTCAGTTAAGTCATAGCGGGCTACTTCCATATCATTATCATCATTCACCAAGCGAATAAATGCCCCAGAAACTTGACCAAAGTTCTGACGCCTAACTTGAGCTTCATGAATTGTGACAACAAAAACGATTTTTTCTATACTAGAAGGCACTGCATCTAAATCAATTTTCAAAGATTCATCATCACCATCACCTTCTCCAGTACGGTTGTCACCAGTATGAAATACTGAACCATCAGATGATTGTAAGTTATTATAGAAAATAAAGTCAGCATCGCCGCGAACTTTACCGCTGGCTCCTAAAAGAAATGCTGAGGCATCAAGATCGAAATCCTGCCCATCTGTTGAACGGGCGTCCCAACCAAGACCAATCAAAACTTTTTTCATTGACGGAGCTGCTTTGCTTAAAGATACATTTCCGCCTTTTGCAAGTGATACGCCCATAAACTAGTCCTTTCCATTTTTAATTTATTGAGGATAAAATATGCGGGATTAATGTTCTTGTTTTTTATCTTCTGAGTTATCAGGGAAAATGAGGCTTGCAACAACACCTAAAATAAGAACGCCTAAAACAACATAAAGGCTCGTAGCCGCAGAAAGACTATAGCCATGATGCCAAATGTGGTCTGTAGCGTTTAGTCCAAGTTTAATGGCCATGAAAAACAAAAGAACTATAACGGCTCTTTCTAATTGTGAGAGGTATTTTTTAAGAGCTTCAAGAACAAAATAAAGTGTACGAAGGCCTAAAATAGCAAACATCATTGCACTATAAATAACAAGCGGTTCACGGCTCACGGCGATGATAGCCGGTACAGAATCGAATGCAAACATGACATCGGAGAGTTCGACTACAGCAACACATAGCATGAGCGGAGTAGCATATAGCATTGCTTTTGCACCACGGCCAATAACAACATCTTTATTTTCTGGCTTTTGTAATTCTAAATCTACTTCTTTTTGTGTTAAAAGAAAAGCATGCCCAGCAAGCTTAGGCCAAATAGGAAAGAAACGTTTAACCAAACGATAGGCAAGATGTTGAGAGTAATCCTCTATTTCATCTCTATCGCCATTATTTTTAAGCATCATAACGGCGGTCCATGCAACAATTAAAGCAAATACTATTTCAACGTAAGGTCCTAAACTTAGTAAGCTAGTGCCGATCATTACAAATATTGCTCTAAAAACGATAGCTCCAATGATCCCCCAATATAAAACCCGGTGCCGATAACGATCTGGGATAGAGAACCAAGAAAAGATTGCCATCATAACAAATAGGTTATCAACTGATAATACCTTTTCAAGGGCATAACCAGTAACAAATAGGCTAGCAACCTCAGATCCGTGATGGATATATAAAAACAACGCAAAGACCATTGCAACAATGATCCAAAATACAGACCAAAAAGCAGCACTTTTCAATGAAATTTCTTGGTCGTTACGGTGCATAAACAAGTCGATAAAGATAGCGCCAATGGACAAAACAAGAAAAACAATAACAGTCTCAGTTGGAAAACCAATATGTGTTGAGAGCATAATTAATCCTTAATGGATATAAATACAAAAATATTAATTTTATTCATTAGTTATGTAAAAAAAATTCTGGTTGCTGCCTAGGTTTATCCTAGTAAAAATAGAAATTATTATTACGTTATGTGATAGATTTTATTAAGTCCAGTTTTTTATAAAATTTGCATGATTTTATTTACCTAACTTAAATTTTATGAAAAATTAAACGATCGTTTTTGAGAGGGTGGGTTCAATGTATTTATCTGAAGTAAATTTTGAATATCAATTTTATTATAAATCACTCTTGAAATTATTTTCTCAATTTATCTGTCAATATTGAGTTTTCAGAAACTAATTGGATAGCTAGCCATTTAGTTTTTTCCACCAGGGTCTTGCTAAAAGTTGGGCTTGATTTTTCCATGCATCGCGGTCAACTTCAGCTGTATTAGCTCTATTTTCTTCTGCTTTTAATTGGACTTCAAGAATAGCAATTTTCTTTTGTAATTCATGAGTATGATTATGTGGAGCCTGTCCGGTTCTGTATTCTTGTTTGATTGGAACCGAAACGGTCAACTTACCTAAATTATTTTTACGCTTACCCAGTGTTCTTTACATGCTCTTCGTCTTACCGAGTCTACTGATACCCCTAATTTTGCGCAGCATCAGCATAAGTAAGCCATATTCTGTCGTCAGTCACATTTTCGTCCTCCGTCCGACCTTATGACCAGACATTATCATTAAGATATTAACTGAAAGTTAGATATCAAAAAGGGTTTTTTCAGAGGAATTTTGTTCAATTTTTTTATTGGTTTTCGGTACTCTTCTGTACTCACGCATAAATGCAACTCTATCACCTTTAAAAAACAATGCTGGATTTACCCAATATTGATTAGGGAGTTTTGGCTTTAAAAATTCTTTTGAAATTAATTCTTTTAATCCGTTATGAAAGGTCCGGTCGGTCATTTCCAGTTTGTCGCCATTTAAGCCGCCGTCAAACCAAATAAGATTAACTGAATCCGCAAAGCCACCGGTCAATTTTTCAGTCTGGTAAGACTGGAGAACTGCAACAAACACACGATAGCCTGTACGGGAAAGATCAAAAGCTGCTCTCACACCTTCGGCAAATACTTTTACAAAATGTTCATCATCACGTTCTTCTATGACATGAATCATCGACATTGCTACGACTTCGCCAGTATTTGAATCCACAAGTTCTTGTCTTGCTGCTCGAGTTTTAACTGTTTTATGTCGTGTTTTTATTTCAGAGCCTGATACCATAAAGGGATTTTCATGAGGAGAATATTCTAGTTTTCGCAAATTAATCGTGTTCATTGGATCTCTCTAAAATACATTTAAATAAACAAGCTGTTTTCTTTCGAGTGTTAAATATTAAGTACATTATTTAACACTCGAAAGAAAACCATAAACCATATAAGCGAAAAAAAAAAGGTTTTTTTTTTCGCTTAATGTCACGTTTCTTTCGCTCGATGTCAAAATTTCTTCGCTCACAATTCCCATTTTCTGGCGTTTACAGATACTTCTCTTTCTCACTCTATTTAGATACGCGCCGCGAAGCGCAAAAAATCGAAACCGCGCCCTTCCATTTAGCGCTGTAGGTTTCGATTTTTTTAAGCAAGTCGAAGCGTCAAAAAACAATTAGAATTTTACATAATCAGGTTTATCCATCAGGTGAGGAACGAACCTGTGGTTAAACTCGCGTAGCGACCTGAAAGGCTGATTGTGTAAAAACTAACTACCTTAACTGAATTTTCTTTTTTTGATTTATATTTTTACGTTAATGCAGATTACGAATAATATTTGCGCCAAGACCGATAAACCCCTGCATTTACATAAATGCCCAAAAACGCGTACCTACAAATCCAAAACTAGATGTTATAACAGTTACCGCTCCTGAAATGAACGTTTCATTCCATTCCAAATGCGCAAATATAGCAGTTAATAATGACGCTAATATAGCGCATATTACTTGAACAATTGCATATCTATAAAGTGAATTATTATTTGGCTTATCATCCTTAAAAGACCAAAATCTTTGTGCCGTATAAACACACACAAAGCATATAATATACGTTAATATACCGCATATTAATGGATTTATGTCTAAAAACAAGTAAAACCGTAAAAGACAAAAAAATAAAATTGCTCCTAAACTTCCAACAATAATAACTTTAATTGATTTATTCATTTTTAAGCGCCAAAAAGGCAAGTTTTTTCATATCAATACGCATTTTACGTACTAAATTTAAAATAAGCGCAATCATAAAGCTCATCATTCCTAAAATTGCTAAAAACCCTGCTAAAATAGCAGTTGGAAACCGAGGAACAACACCTATATTCATAAATTCCACAACGACAGGTACACCAAAGCTTAATGACAATCCCAAAAAAATAATAGCAAAAATCGAATAGAATAATAGCGGGCGTTCATTTTGGATAAGCTTTAAAATGGTTAAACCAACTAAAAAACCATCTTTTATCGTTGATAACTTACTTTCCGACCCTTCTGGCCT containing:
- a CDS encoding TerC/Alx family metal homeostasis membrane protein, with amino-acid sequence MLSTHIGFPTETVIVFLVLSIGAIFIDLFMHRNDQEISLKSAAFWSVFWIIVAMVFALFLYIHHGSEVASLFVTGYALEKVLSVDNLFVMMAIFSWFSIPDRYRHRVLYWGIIGAIVFRAIFVMIGTSLLSLGPYVEIVFALIVAWTAVMMLKNNGDRDEIEDYSQHLAYRLVKRFFPIWPKLAGHAFLLTQKEVDLELQKPENKDVVIGRGAKAMLYATPLMLCVAVVELSDVMFAFDSVPAIIAVSREPLVIYSAMMFAILGLRTLYFVLEALKKYLSQLERAVIVLLFFMAIKLGLNATDHIWHHGYSLSAATSLYVVLGVLILGVVASLIFPDNSEDKKQEH
- a CDS encoding TerD family protein, whose product is MGVSLAKGGNVSLSKAAPSMKKVLIGLGWDARSTDGQDFDLDASAFLLGASGKVRGDADFIFYNNLQSSDGSVFHTGDNRTGEGDGDDESLKIDLDAVPSSIEKIVFVVTIHEAQVRRQNFGQVSGAFIRLVNDDNDMEVARYDLTEDASTEIAMLFGELYRYNSEWKFRAVGQGYAGGLASVCAQYGIIAS
- a CDS encoding GtrA family protein, whose amino-acid sequence is MNKSIKVIIVGSLGAILFFCLLRFYLFLDINPLICGILTYIICFVCVYTAQRFWSFKDDKPNNNSLYRYAIVQVICAILASLLTAIFAHLEWNETFISGAVTVITSSFGFVGTRFWAFM